The following are encoded in a window of Bacteroidota bacterium genomic DNA:
- a CDS encoding T9SS type A sorting domain-containing protein — protein SISAKEFSSIEMFNTLGQSVLILEGGKDIQVNTSEFNKGIYLVRFSNKDTAVTKRLVIE, from the coding sequence TCCATATCTGCAAAAGAGTTTTCTTCAATAGAAATGTTCAATACTCTTGGACAATCGGTTCTTATACTTGAAGGTGGTAAAGATATACAGGTAAATACATCAGAATTTAATAAAGGTATTTACTTAGTTAGATTTTCTAATAAAGATACTGCTGTTACGAAAAGACTAGTGATAGAATAG